The Panicum hallii strain FIL2 chromosome 9, PHallii_v3.1, whole genome shotgun sequence genome has a window encoding:
- the LOC112876424 gene encoding 60S ribosomal protein L10-like — protein MGRRPARCYRQIKNKPYPKSRYCRGVPDPKIRIFDVGQKKRGVDEFPLCVHLVSWEKENVSSEALEAARIACNKYMAKHAGKDAFHLRVRAHPFHVLRINKMLSCAGADRLQTGMRGAFGKPTGTCARVSIGQVLLSVRCRDAHAPQAHEALRRAKFKFPGRQRIITSGKWGFTRFSRAEYLELKREGRVVPDGSNAKLLTWHGSLADRKPGRAVYPPSVAGSA, from the exons ATGGGCAGGA GGCCAGCGCGGTGCTACCGTCAGATCAAGAACAAGCCGTACCCCAAGTCCCGGTACTGCCGCGGCGTGCCGGACCCCAAGATCCGGATCTTCGACGTGGGGCAGAAGAAGCGCGGCGTGGACGAGTTCCCGCTGTGCGTGCACCTGGTGAGCTGGGAGAAGGAGAACGTGTCGAGCGAGGCCCTGGAGGCGGCCCGGATCGCGTGCAACAAGTACATGGCCAAGCACGCCGGCAAGGACGCGTTCCACCTCCGGGTGCGGGCGCACCCGTTCCACGTCCTCCGCATCAACAAGATGCTCTCCTGCGCCGGCGCCGACCGCCTGCAGACCGGGATGCGCGGCGCCTTCGGCAAGCCCACGGGCACCTGCGCCCGGGTCAGCATCGGCCAGGTGCTGCTTTCCGTGCGGTGCCGCGACGCGCACGCGCCGCAGGCGCACGAGGCGCTGCGCAGGGCCAAGTTCAAGTTCCCCGGGCGGCAACGGATCATCACCAGCGGCAAGTGGGGGTTCACCAGGTTCTCGCGCGCCGAGTACCTGGAGCTCAAGCGCGAGGGGCGCGTCGTCCCCGACGGATCCAACGCCAAG CTGCTCACCTGGCACGGGTCGCTCGCTGATCGCAAGCCCGGCAGAGCCGTGTACCCACCCTCCGTTGCAGGGTCTGCCTGA
- the LOC112875777 gene encoding acid phosphatase 1, translating into MSNIAPMASRALAAWRQLVLLALLPHLLLLLDAAAARQCFWPGQAPEDPGCLSWRVMVEANNARGWRTVPAQCVGYVKGYMTRGQYLRDLAGVMEQAADYADQVAAGAGADPDGLDAWVFDIDDTCLSNLPYYETKQFGAYDPSAFKAWASKEACPGIPPVLGLFTALLDKGFKVFLLSGRDEEILGPCTAGNLEAEGFSGYERLIMRTPEYRGQSSSVFKSAMRKQLVDEGYRIRGNVGDQWSDLQGDCAGDRVFKIPNPMYFVP; encoded by the exons ATGAGCAACATTGCTCCGATGGCCTCGCGGGCGCTCGCCGCGTGGCGGCAGCTCGTGCTCCTCGCTCTGCTgccgcacctcctcctcctcctcgacgccgccgccgcgaggcAGTGCTTCTGGCCGGGGCAGGCGCCCGAGGACCCCGGCTGCCTGAGCTGGCGCGTCATGGTGGAGGCCAACAACGCCCGGGGGTGGCGCACGGTGCCCGCGCAGTGCGTCGGCTACGTCAAGGGGTACATGACGCGGGGCCAGTACCTCAGGGACCTGGCCGGCGTCATGGAGCAGGCGGCCGACTACGCCGACcaggtcgccgccggcgccggcgccgacccCGATGGCCTCGACGCCTGGGTCTTCGACATCGACGACACCTGCCTCTCCAACCTGCCCTACTACGAGACCAAGCAGTTCGG GGCGTACGATCCGTCGGCCTTCAAGGCGTGGGCGAGCAAGGAGGCCTGCCCGGGGATACCCCCGGTGCTCGGGCTGTTCACGGCGCTGCTGGACAAGGGCTTCAAGGTCTTCCTCCTCTCCGGCCGAGACGAGGAGATCCTGGGCCCGTGCACGGCCGGCAACCTGGAAGCAGAGGGCTTCTCCGGGTACGAGAGGCTCATCATGAG GACCCCGGAGTACCGAGGGCAGAGCTCGTCGGTCTTCAAGTCGGCGATGAGGAAGCAGCTCGTCGACGAAGGCTACAGGATCCGCGGGAACGTCGGGGACCAGTGGAGCGACCTGCAGGGCGACTGCGCCGGCGACCGCGTGTTCAAGATACCCAACCCCATGTACTTCGTCCCCTGA